One genomic region from Candidatus Polarisedimenticolia bacterium encodes:
- a CDS encoding CoA transferase subunit A — MNKVIAGAREAIREIPDGAVILMGGFGLCGIPENLIAALREQGTRDLTVVSNNAGVDDFGIGILLQSGQVRKMISTYVGENDTFERQFISGELEVDLVPQGTFAERLRAGGAGIPAFYTPTGVGTPVAEGKEVREFGGRTYLLEHALRGDFAFVKAWKGDTLGNLVYRKTARNFNPMMAAASDRTIAEVEHLVAPGELDPEAIVTPGIYVDAIFEGKSYEKRIEQRTYRPKGGDRA, encoded by the coding sequence GTGAACAAGGTCATCGCGGGGGCGCGCGAGGCGATCCGGGAGATTCCGGACGGCGCCGTGATCCTCATGGGGGGGTTCGGGCTCTGCGGCATCCCGGAAAACCTGATCGCCGCCTTGAGGGAGCAAGGCACGCGGGATCTCACCGTCGTTAGCAACAACGCCGGAGTGGACGACTTTGGAATCGGCATCCTGCTCCAGAGCGGCCAGGTCCGGAAGATGATCTCGACCTACGTGGGCGAGAACGACACCTTCGAGCGGCAGTTCATCTCGGGAGAGCTGGAGGTCGATCTCGTCCCCCAGGGGACGTTCGCGGAGCGCCTGAGGGCGGGAGGGGCCGGGATCCCCGCCTTCTACACACCGACGGGGGTCGGGACGCCCGTCGCCGAGGGGAAGGAGGTGCGGGAATTCGGAGGCCGGACCTACCTGCTGGAGCACGCCCTGCGCGGCGACTTCGCGTTCGTGAAAGCCTGGAAGGGAGACACGCTCGGGAATCTCGTCTATCGTAAGACCGCCCGGAACTTCAATCCGATGATGGCCGCCGCGTCAGATCGGACGATCGCGGAGGTAGAGCATCTGGTGGCGCCGGGAGAGCTGGATCCGGAGGCGATCGTGACGCCCGGGATCTACGTCGACGCCATCTTCGAGGGGAAGAGCTATGAAAAGCGTATCGAGCAGAGAACGTATCGTCCGAAGGGCGGCGATCGAGCTTAG
- the mce gene encoding methylmalonyl-CoA epimerase: MIQRLDHVAIAVRRLEERIPFYRDLLGMPLSAVEEVREEKVRVAILGSGAGRVELLEASGAGSPVEKFLRERGEGIHHLCFVVDSVEQACDRLRAEGVRLVGGIREGSEGSKIAFLHPKDAGGVLIELREARREPARGDGAEP, from the coding sequence GTGATCCAGCGTCTGGATCACGTCGCCATCGCCGTGCGCCGGCTGGAGGAGCGGATTCCGTTCTACCGGGATCTCCTCGGGATGCCGCTGTCCGCGGTCGAGGAAGTGCGGGAGGAGAAGGTCCGAGTGGCCATCCTGGGCTCCGGAGCGGGACGCGTCGAGCTGCTGGAGGCGAGCGGCGCGGGCTCGCCGGTCGAGAAGTTCCTCCGCGAGCGCGGCGAGGGGATCCACCATCTCTGCTTCGTGGTCGACTCGGTGGAGCAGGCCTGCGATCGGCTCCGCGCGGAGGGAGTCCGTCTCGTGGGCGGGATTCGCGAGGGCTCGGAGGGCTCGAAGATCGCCTTCCTGCATCCGAAGGACGCGGGCGGCGTCCTCATCGAGCTGCGCGAAGCGCGGCGGGAGCCGGCGCGGGGCGACGGAGCGGAGCCGTGA
- the meaB gene encoding methylmalonyl Co-A mutase-associated GTPase MeaB, which produces MSARSGAGASLASRILAGDARALARSISWVEAERPEGREVLKAVYPRTGRALVLGITGPPGAGKSSLVSRLVAGWRGRGEKVGIIAVDPSSAFSGGAILGDRIRMQEHAIDPGVFIRSMATRGHFGGVSRSSRDVVDLMDAAGYGVVLIETVGVGQDEVEIVEIADLVLVVLPPGLGDDIQAIKAGILEIADVFVINKADRDGADRLESELRAMLALAAGDPAEAPPILKTVALTGEGVPELMEEVEGRRSGAVDSEARRRRERRRSRERFLNLLRDELLSRVRRTCLDNGMMEDLVEDLAHRRRDPYTAAEAVLEKIRFPAPRRAAMLGSRRR; this is translated from the coding sequence GTGAGCGCCCGGAGCGGAGCGGGAGCGTCCCTGGCGAGCCGGATCCTGGCGGGCGACGCGCGGGCGCTGGCCCGGAGCATCTCCTGGGTCGAGGCGGAACGGCCGGAGGGACGGGAGGTCCTGAAAGCGGTCTATCCGAGGACCGGGCGGGCGCTCGTCCTCGGGATCACGGGGCCGCCCGGGGCCGGCAAGAGCAGCTTGGTGAGCCGGCTGGTGGCCGGCTGGCGCGGCCGGGGGGAAAAAGTGGGGATCATCGCGGTCGATCCTTCCTCCGCCTTCTCCGGGGGCGCCATCCTGGGCGATCGAATCCGGATGCAGGAGCACGCGATCGACCCGGGCGTCTTCATCCGCAGCATGGCGACGCGCGGCCATTTCGGCGGAGTCTCCCGAAGCTCGCGGGACGTCGTCGACCTCATGGACGCCGCGGGCTACGGCGTCGTGCTGATCGAGACGGTGGGCGTCGGCCAGGACGAGGTGGAAATCGTCGAGATCGCCGATCTGGTCCTCGTGGTCCTTCCCCCGGGGCTGGGAGACGACATCCAGGCGATCAAGGCGGGGATCCTCGAGATCGCCGACGTGTTCGTCATCAACAAGGCGGATCGCGACGGCGCCGACCGGCTGGAGTCCGAGCTGCGGGCGATGCTCGCGCTCGCCGCCGGCGATCCCGCGGAGGCCCCGCCGATCCTGAAGACCGTCGCTCTCACGGGCGAGGGAGTGCCCGAGCTGATGGAAGAGGTGGAGGGCCGGCGCTCGGGGGCGGTGGACTCCGAGGCGAGGCGGCGGCGGGAGCGGCGGAGGAGCCGCGAGCGCTTCCTGAACCTACTTCGCGACGAGCTTCTGAGCCGGGTGAGAAGAACCTGCCTGGACAACGGGATGATGGAGGATCTGGTGGAAGACCTGGCGCATCGGCGCCGCGATCCCTACACGGCGGCGGAAGCGGTCCTTGAGAAGATTCGCTTCCCGGCGCCGCGGCGGGCCGCGATGCTCGGCTCGAGGCGGCGGTGA
- a CDS encoding acyl-CoA dehydrogenase family protein: MDFALTEEQLLTRKTVREFAEQEIAPHSLRLDESQEFPFDLFKKAAELGLAGMIFPPEYGGSGLSSVDAALIIEEIARVDPGVALSIAAHNSLACNHLYIAGTEEQKKKYLVPLARGEKIGTWSLTEPTAGSDAGGTKTRADRDGEHFVLNGAKTFATHGSIADTAVIFAVTDPQAGKHGGISAFILEKGMPGLRPGKRENKMGCRASDTAELVMENCRVHRTQMLGAEGQGFRDALRVLDGGRIGIAAMAVGTAQGAFEAALRYARQREQFGRKISEFQAIQFMLSDCATEIQAARWLTLRAADLKDRGGEINKAASMAKLYASEMAVRVTDKAIQIHGGYGYIKDYPVEKFHRDAKLTTIGEGTSEIQRLVIARRLLEP; this comes from the coding sequence GTGGACTTCGCGCTCACCGAGGAGCAGCTCCTCACCCGCAAGACGGTCCGCGAGTTCGCGGAGCAGGAGATTGCGCCGCACAGCCTCCGGCTCGACGAGAGCCAAGAATTCCCCTTCGATCTCTTCAAAAAGGCCGCCGAGCTGGGGCTCGCGGGTATGATCTTCCCGCCGGAATACGGCGGCTCGGGACTGTCGAGCGTCGACGCCGCCCTGATCATCGAGGAGATCGCGCGGGTCGACCCCGGGGTCGCGCTCTCGATCGCGGCCCACAATTCCCTCGCCTGCAACCACCTCTACATCGCCGGGACCGAGGAGCAGAAGAAGAAATACCTGGTTCCGCTCGCGCGGGGGGAGAAAATCGGGACGTGGAGCCTGACGGAGCCGACCGCCGGGAGCGACGCGGGCGGGACGAAGACCCGCGCCGATCGCGACGGCGAGCACTTCGTGCTGAACGGCGCCAAGACGTTCGCCACGCACGGCTCGATTGCCGACACGGCGGTGATCTTCGCCGTGACCGATCCTCAGGCGGGAAAGCACGGCGGCATCTCGGCCTTCATCCTCGAGAAAGGGATGCCGGGACTGCGGCCCGGCAAGCGGGAGAACAAGATGGGCTGCCGGGCCTCCGACACGGCGGAGCTGGTGATGGAGAACTGCCGGGTCCACCGCACGCAGATGCTGGGCGCCGAAGGCCAGGGGTTCCGGGACGCGCTGCGCGTCCTCGACGGCGGCCGGATCGGGATCGCCGCCATGGCGGTGGGGACCGCCCAGGGCGCCTTCGAGGCGGCCTTGCGCTACGCGCGGCAGCGGGAGCAGTTCGGCCGGAAAATCAGCGAGTTCCAGGCCATCCAGTTCATGCTGTCGGACTGTGCCACCGAAATCCAGGCGGCCCGCTGGCTGACGCTGCGCGCGGCCGATCTGAAGGACCGGGGGGGAGAGATCAATAAGGCGGCCTCGATGGCGAAGCTCTACGCGTCCGAGATGGCGGTGCGGGTGACGGACAAGGCGATCCAGATCCACGGCGGCTACGGATACATCAAGGACTATCCGGTGGAGAAGTTCCACCGGGACGCGAAGCTCACCACCATCGGCGAGGGCACTTCGGAGATCCAGCGCCTCGTCATCGCCCGGCGGCTCCTGGAGCCGTGA
- a CDS encoding GntG family PLP-dependent aldolase — MIDLRSDTVTRPTPAMRRAMAEAEVGDDVYREDPTVRRLEEKAAEILGKEAALFVPTGSMGNEIAVAVHTRPGEEVILDADSHIMNHELGMMAAFSGAMPRPVQGDRGFPTAGQIEEAIRPSIYYYSRARLVCLENTHNLQGGGIYPRERFREVADLARTLGLRLHLDGARLFNAAVASGVEIAKLTEGADSVMFCLSKGLAAPVGSILAGSSPFIEEAVSMRKRMGGGMRQAGVLAAAGIVALETMVSRLADDHANARLLAERLAAVPGLEIDPARVETNIVMFRTVKQPAPAFVEDLRKAGVLCLPFSAQLVRMVTHADVSRQEVLKAAGEARRIAG, encoded by the coding sequence ATGATCGACCTACGAAGCGACACGGTGACCCGTCCCACGCCGGCCATGCGGCGCGCCATGGCGGAGGCGGAAGTGGGGGACGACGTCTACCGCGAAGATCCGACCGTGCGCCGGCTGGAGGAGAAGGCGGCGGAGATCCTCGGCAAGGAGGCGGCCCTTTTCGTCCCCACCGGCTCGATGGGCAACGAGATCGCGGTGGCGGTGCACACCCGCCCGGGCGAGGAGGTGATCCTCGACGCCGACTCCCACATCATGAATCACGAGCTCGGGATGATGGCCGCCTTCTCCGGAGCGATGCCGCGGCCCGTCCAGGGAGATCGGGGTTTCCCCACCGCGGGGCAGATCGAGGAGGCGATTCGGCCCTCGATTTACTACTATTCCCGCGCGCGCCTCGTCTGCCTGGAGAATACCCACAACCTGCAGGGCGGCGGGATCTACCCTCGAGAACGCTTCCGGGAAGTCGCCGATCTGGCCCGCACCCTGGGCCTGAGGCTCCATCTCGACGGGGCGCGTCTCTTCAATGCGGCGGTGGCTTCCGGCGTGGAGATCGCGAAGCTCACGGAAGGCGCCGATTCGGTCATGTTCTGTCTCTCCAAGGGGCTGGCTGCCCCGGTCGGATCGATCCTGGCGGGAAGCAGTCCCTTCATTGAAGAGGCGGTTTCCATGCGCAAGAGGATGGGAGGGGGGATGCGCCAGGCCGGAGTGCTGGCAGCGGCCGGGATCGTGGCCTTGGAGACGATGGTCTCCCGGCTCGCCGACGATCACGCCAACGCGCGTCTTCTGGCCGAGCGGCTCGCGGCCGTTCCGGGCCTCGAGATCGATCCCGCGCGCGTCGAGACCAACATCGTCATGTTCCGCACCGTGAAGCAGCCGGCCCCGGCTTTCGTGGAGGACCTGAGAAAGGCGGGCGTCCTGTGCCTGCCGTTTTCCGCCCAGCTGGTGCGCATGGTCACCCATGCTGACGTGTCGCGCCAGGAGGTCCTGAAAGCGGCCGGCGAGGCCCGCCGGATCGCCGGCTGA